The following are encoded in a window of Pseudomonas sp. St316 genomic DNA:
- the tpx gene encoding thiol peroxidase — translation MATVTLKGNPVQVNGQLPQAGSKAPAFSLVAGNLSDVSLKDFAGKRKVLNIFPSVDTPTCATSVRKFNAQANGLTNTVVLCISADLPFAQARFCGAEGLENVQNLSTLRGAEFIQDYGVAIADGPLKGLTARAVVVLDENDTVLHSELVKEIGEEPNYDAALAVLK, via the coding sequence ATGGCTACAGTCACCCTCAAAGGCAACCCGGTCCAAGTCAACGGCCAGTTGCCACAAGCCGGCTCCAAGGCGCCAGCCTTTTCCCTGGTTGCCGGCAATCTGTCGGACGTTTCCCTGAAAGACTTCGCCGGCAAGCGCAAAGTGCTGAACATTTTCCCAAGTGTCGACACGCCGACCTGCGCCACCTCCGTGCGCAAGTTCAATGCCCAGGCCAACGGCCTGACCAACACTGTGGTGCTGTGCATCTCCGCCGACCTGCCATTTGCCCAGGCGCGTTTCTGCGGCGCCGAAGGCCTGGAAAACGTTCAGAACCTGTCGACCCTGCGCGGTGCCGAGTTCATCCAGGACTACGGCGTGGCAATCGCTGATGGCCCGCTGAAAGGCCTGACCGCCCGTGCCGTGGTGGTGCTGGACGAAAACGACACCGTGCTGCACAGCGAGCTGGTCAAGGAAATCGGTGAAGAGCCGAACTACGACGCTGCCCTGGCTGTTCTGAAATAA
- a CDS encoding MdtA/MuxA family multidrug efflux RND transporter periplasmic adaptor subunit, which produces MVDHSMQSSVSRNSRRWLFGLFIVLVVAALAWKFWPSGSAQKPGAGDKAAAGHVGRSGGMRPGFGGATGPIPVRVAPAVTGDFPLYFKALGTVTALNTINVRSRVGGELVKIAFEEGQMVKAGDLLAEIDPRPYQNALLQAEGTLLQNQAQLKNAQVDFERYRGLYAEDSIAKQTLDTAAALVGQYQGTVKTNQAAVNDAKLNLEFTKIRAPITGRVGLRQLDIGNLVAANDTTALAVITQTQPINVVFTLPENNLDTVLARYRSGAKLPVEAWDRGDVKLQASGVLQSLDNQIDVTTGTLKFKARYENRDQSLFPNQFVNVRLLADTLKGVTLAPTAAIQFGTNGTFVYALDGDKKVTLKKLKIGASDGANTVVTEGLAAGDRVVLEGTDRLKEGSEVEVVSDSQEVPTTPTEHLQGKSAAAPTEPAAADKAKKGGA; this is translated from the coding sequence ATGGTTGATCACTCCATGCAATCCTCTGTTTCCCGCAATTCCCGCCGCTGGCTGTTCGGCCTGTTCATCGTATTGGTCGTCGCGGCGCTGGCCTGGAAGTTCTGGCCCAGTGGCTCGGCGCAGAAGCCTGGGGCAGGGGATAAAGCCGCGGCGGGGCACGTGGGGCGCTCGGGTGGCATGCGGCCAGGGTTCGGTGGGGCGACGGGGCCGATTCCGGTACGGGTGGCGCCGGCGGTGACCGGGGATTTCCCGCTGTACTTCAAGGCGCTGGGCACGGTCACGGCCCTCAATACCATCAACGTGCGCAGCCGCGTGGGCGGCGAACTGGTCAAGATCGCCTTCGAAGAGGGGCAGATGGTCAAGGCCGGGGACTTGTTGGCCGAGATCGACCCGCGCCCGTACCAGAATGCCTTGCTCCAGGCCGAAGGCACGCTGTTGCAGAACCAGGCCCAGTTGAAAAATGCCCAGGTAGACTTTGAGCGGTATCGCGGTCTGTACGCCGAAGACAGTATTGCCAAGCAGACCCTCGACACCGCCGCTGCGCTGGTCGGCCAGTACCAGGGCACGGTCAAGACCAACCAAGCGGCAGTCAACGACGCCAAGCTCAACCTCGAATTCACCAAGATCCGCGCGCCGATTACCGGTCGCGTAGGCTTGCGGCAACTGGATATCGGCAATCTGGTGGCGGCCAACGACACCACGGCCCTGGCAGTCATCACCCAGACCCAACCCATCAACGTCGTGTTCACCTTGCCGGAAAACAACCTCGACACGGTACTCGCCCGTTACCGCAGCGGGGCGAAACTGCCCGTCGAGGCCTGGGACCGGGGCGATGTGAAGCTGCAGGCCAGCGGTGTGCTGCAAAGCCTGGACAACCAGATCGATGTCACCACTGGCACCTTGAAGTTCAAGGCCCGCTACGAGAACCGCGACCAGTCGCTGTTCCCCAACCAGTTCGTCAATGTCCGCCTGCTGGCCGACACCCTCAAAGGCGTGACCCTGGCACCGACGGCGGCCATTCAGTTCGGCACCAATGGCACCTTCGTCTATGCCCTGGATGGCGACAAGAAGGTCACCCTCAAAAAGCTGAAGATCGGCGCCAGCGACGGTGCCAATACCGTGGTCACCGAAGGCCTGGCCGCCGGCGACCGGGTGGTGCTCGAAGGCACCGATCGCTTGAAGGAAGGCAGCGAAGTGGAAGTGGTCAGCGACAGCCAGGAAGTGCCCACCACGCCGACCGAGCACCTGCAGGGCAAGTCCGCAGCGGCCCCCACTGAGCCGGCTGCGGCCGACAAGGCGAAAAAGGGCGGCGCATGA
- a CDS encoding MdtB/MuxB family multidrug efflux RND transporter permease subunit, whose product MNLSRLFILRPVATTLSMLAIILAGLIAYRLLPVSALPQVDYPTIRVMTLYPGASPDVMTSAVTAPLERQFGQMPGLTQMASTSSGGASVITLRFNLDINMDVAEQQVQAAINAATNLLPKDLPAPPVYNKVNPADTPVLTLAITSKTMLLPKLNDLVDTRMAQKIAQISGVGMVTIAGGQRQAVRIKVNPEALAANGLNLADVRTLIGASNVNQPKGNFDGPTRVSMLDANDQLTSPKDYAELILAYANGAPLRLKDVAQIVDGAENERLAAWANENQAVLLNIQRQPGANVIEVVDRIKALLPSITDNLPAGLDVTVLTDRTQTIRASVTDVQHELLIAIVLVVMVTFLFLRRVSATIIPSVAVPLSLIGTFGVMYLAGFSINNLTLMALTIATGFVVDDAIVMLENIARFIEEGDSPLQAALKGAKQIGFTLISLTLSLIAVLIPLLFMADVVGRLFREFAITLAVAILISLVVSLTLTPMMCARLLKREPKEEEQGRFYRASGAWIDWLIAAYGRKLQWVLKHQPLTLLVAVGSLVLTVVLYLAVPKGFFPVQDTGVIQGISEAPQSISFAAMSERQQQLAKVILADPAVESLSSYIGVDGDNATLNSGRLLINLKPHSERDDSATQIIARLQPQLDRLVGIRLFMQPVQDLTIEDRVSRTQYQFSLSSPDAELLSLWSGRLVEALARQPELTDVASDLQDKGLQVYLVIDRDAASRLGVSVSNITDALYDAFGQRQISTIYTQASQYRVVLQAQAGERIGPQALDQVHVKTTEGGQVRLSSLARVEERQAQLAIAHIGQFPAVMMSFNLAPGVALGHAVDVIEKVQQDIGMPLGVQTEFQGAAQAFQASLSSTLLLILAAVVTMYIVLGVLYESYIHPITILSTLPSAAIGALLALILSGNDLGMIAIIGIILLIGIVKKNAIMMIDFALDAERNQGVDPQTAIYQAALLRFRPILMTTLAALFGAIPLMFATGSGAELRQPLGLVMVGGLLVSQVLTLFTTPVIYLYFDRLGRRFARPEAKEVQV is encoded by the coding sequence ATGAATCTCTCGCGGCTGTTCATCCTTCGCCCGGTCGCCACCACCCTGAGCATGCTGGCGATCATCCTGGCCGGCTTGATCGCCTATCGGCTGCTGCCGGTGTCGGCGCTGCCCCAGGTCGATTACCCGACCATCCGCGTGATGACCCTGTACCCGGGCGCCAGTCCCGACGTGATGACCAGCGCCGTCACCGCGCCCCTGGAGCGCCAGTTCGGGCAGATGCCAGGCCTGACGCAAATGGCCTCCACCAGTTCCGGTGGCGCGTCGGTGATTACCCTGCGCTTCAACCTCGACATCAACATGGACGTCGCCGAGCAGCAGGTGCAGGCCGCGATCAACGCGGCCACCAACCTGCTGCCCAAGGACCTGCCTGCGCCGCCGGTGTACAACAAGGTCAATCCGGCCGACACCCCGGTGTTGACCCTGGCCATCACCTCCAAGACCATGCTGCTGCCCAAGCTCAACGACTTGGTGGACACCCGCATGGCGCAGAAAATCGCCCAGATCAGCGGCGTCGGCATGGTCACCATCGCCGGCGGCCAGCGCCAGGCCGTGCGAATCAAGGTCAATCCCGAGGCCTTGGCGGCCAACGGCCTGAACCTGGCCGATGTGCGCACATTGATCGGCGCTTCCAACGTCAACCAGCCCAAGGGCAATTTCGACGGCCCGACACGAGTCTCGATGCTCGACGCCAACGACCAGTTGACCTCGCCCAAGGACTACGCCGAACTGATCCTGGCCTACGCCAACGGCGCGCCGTTGCGGCTCAAGGACGTGGCACAGATCGTTGACGGCGCCGAAAACGAACGCCTTGCCGCCTGGGCCAACGAAAACCAGGCCGTGCTGCTGAACATCCAGCGCCAGCCGGGGGCCAATGTCATCGAGGTGGTGGACCGGATCAAGGCCCTTCTGCCGAGCATTACCGACAACCTGCCGGCCGGCCTGGATGTCACCGTGCTGACCGACCGCACCCAGACCATCCGCGCTTCGGTCACCGACGTGCAGCATGAATTGCTGATCGCCATCGTCCTGGTGGTCATGGTGACGTTCCTGTTCCTGCGCCGGGTCAGTGCCACGATCATCCCGTCGGTGGCCGTGCCGTTGTCGCTGATCGGCACCTTTGGCGTGATGTACCTGGCCGGTTTCTCCATCAACAACCTGACCCTGATGGCCTTGACCATCGCCACCGGTTTCGTGGTGGACGATGCCATTGTCATGCTGGAGAACATCGCCCGCTTCATCGAGGAGGGCGACAGCCCGCTGCAGGCCGCGCTCAAGGGCGCGAAGCAGATCGGCTTCACGTTGATTTCCCTGACGCTGTCGCTGATCGCGGTGCTGATTCCGCTGCTGTTCATGGCTGACGTCGTGGGGCGGTTGTTTCGTGAGTTCGCCATTACCCTGGCGGTGGCGATCCTGATTTCCCTGGTGGTGTCCCTGACCTTGACGCCGATGATGTGCGCGCGGTTGCTCAAGCGCGAGCCTAAGGAAGAAGAGCAGGGGCGTTTCTACCGCGCCAGCGGCGCCTGGATCGACTGGTTGATCGCCGCCTACGGTCGCAAGTTGCAGTGGGTGCTCAAGCATCAGCCGCTGACCCTGCTGGTGGCGGTGGGTAGCCTGGTGCTGACGGTGGTGCTGTACCTGGCCGTGCCCAAGGGGTTCTTCCCGGTGCAGGACACCGGCGTGATCCAGGGCATCTCCGAGGCACCGCAATCGATCTCCTTTGCCGCCATGAGCGAGCGCCAGCAGCAACTGGCGAAAGTGATCCTCGCCGACCCGGCGGTGGAGAGCTTGTCGTCCTATATCGGTGTGGACGGCGACAATGCCACGCTCAACAGCGGTCGCCTGCTGATCAACCTCAAGCCCCACAGCGAACGGGACGACAGCGCCACCCAGATCATTGCCCGCTTGCAACCGCAGTTGGACCGATTGGTGGGCATTCGCCTGTTCATGCAACCGGTGCAGGACCTGACCATCGAGGATCGGGTCAGTCGTACCCAGTACCAGTTCAGCCTGTCGTCGCCGGACGCCGAGTTGCTCAGCCTCTGGAGCGGTCGGCTGGTCGAGGCCCTGGCCCGGCAGCCGGAACTGACCGATGTGGCCAGCGACCTGCAGGACAAGGGTTTGCAGGTTTACCTGGTCATCGACCGCGACGCTGCCTCGCGCCTGGGCGTCTCGGTGTCGAACATCACCGATGCGCTGTATGACGCTTTCGGCCAGCGGCAGATTTCCACCATCTACACCCAGGCCAGCCAGTACCGCGTGGTGTTGCAAGCCCAGGCCGGGGAGCGGATCGGGCCGCAGGCGCTGGACCAGGTTCACGTCAAGACCACCGAGGGCGGACAGGTGCGGCTATCGAGCCTGGCCCGGGTCGAAGAACGCCAGGCGCAACTGGCGATTGCCCACATCGGCCAGTTTCCAGCGGTCATGATGTCGTTCAACCTCGCGCCGGGCGTGGCCCTGGGGCATGCGGTGGATGTGATCGAGAAGGTCCAGCAGGACATCGGCATGCCGTTGGGTGTGCAGACCGAGTTCCAGGGCGCGGCCCAGGCGTTCCAGGCCTCGCTGTCGAGTACTTTGCTGCTGATCCTGGCGGCGGTGGTGACCATGTACATCGTCCTGGGCGTGCTGTACGAAAGCTATATCCACCCGATCACCATTCTTTCCACCTTGCCCTCGGCGGCCATTGGCGCCTTGCTGGCCTTGATCCTCAGCGGCAATGACCTGGGCATGATCGCGATCATCGGCATCATCCTGCTGATCGGCATCGTCAAGAAGAACGCGATCATGATGATCGACTTCGCCCTCGACGCTGAACGCAACCAGGGCGTCGACCCGCAGACGGCGATCTACCAGGCTGCGCTGCTGCGCTTCCGGCCGATTCTGATGACCACCCTGGCGGCCTTGTTCGGTGCCATACCGCTGATGTTCGCCACCGGCTCCGGCGCCGAACTGCGCCAGCCCCTGGGCTTGGTGATGGTGGGTGGGTTGTTGGTGAGCCAGGTATTGACGTTGTTCACCACGCCGGTGATCTACCTGTATTTCGATCGACTGGGACGCCGGTTCGCCCGACCGGAAGCGAAAGAGGTCCAGGTATGA
- a CDS encoding efflux RND transporter permease subunit — protein MNLSGPFIRRPVATMLLSFAIVLLGGVCFGLLPVSPLPQMDFPVIVVQANLPGASPEVMASTVATPLERSFGAIAGVNTMSSRSSQGSTRVILQFDLDRDINGAAREVQAAINASRNLLPSGMRSMPTYKKVNPSQAPIMVLSLTSDVLKKGQLYDLASTILSQSLSQVSGVGEVQIGGSSLPAVRIELEPHLLNQYGVALDDVRTAVADSNVRRPKGSVEDDQRMWQVQANDQLEKAKDYETLVIRYQDGSVLRLKDVAKVTDSVEDRYNSGFFNNDAAVLLVINRQAGANIIETVNEIKAQLPALQAVLPANVKLNLAMDRSPVIKATLHEAEMTLLIAVALVVLVVFLFLGNFRASLIPTLAVPVSLVGTFAVMYLYGFSLNNLSLMALILATGLVVDDAIVVLENISRHIDEGVPPMTAAYRGAEEVGFTLLSMNVSLVAVFLSILFMGGIIESLFREFSITLAASIVVSLVVSLTLTPMLCARWLKPHVPGQENRLQRWSQRLNERMVRGYAISLDWVLRHRRLTLLSLLVTIGVNVALYVVVPKTFMPQQDTGQLIGFVRGDDGLSFNVMQPKMEIFRRAVLKDEAVQSVAGFIGGNNGTNNAFMLVRLKPIKERNISAQKVIERLRKEMPKVPGAQLMLMADQDLQFGGGREQTTSQYSYILQSADLASLRTWYPKVVAAFRALPELTAIDARDGGGAQQVTLVVDRDQAKRLGIDMDMVTAVLNNAYSQRQISTIYDSLNQYQVVMEVNPKYAQDPSTLEQVQVITADGARVPLSAIAHYENSLEDDRVSHEGQFASEGISFDMAEGVTVEQGTAAIERALAKVGMPEDVIAKMAGTADAFAATQKSQPFMILGALLAVYLVLGVLYESYIHPLTILSTLPSAGVGALLSIYALGGEFSLISLLGLFLLIGVVKKNAILMIDLALQLERAGQTPLESIRSACLLRLRPILMTTLAAILGALPLLLGAAEGSEMRQPLGLTIIGGLVFSQVLTLYTTPVVYLYLDKLRHRFNRWRGVRTDAALETAL, from the coding sequence ATGAACCTCTCCGGCCCGTTCATCAGGCGCCCGGTGGCGACCATGCTCCTGAGCTTCGCCATCGTGCTGCTCGGTGGCGTGTGCTTCGGCCTTTTGCCGGTTTCGCCGCTGCCGCAAATGGATTTCCCGGTGATCGTGGTCCAGGCCAACCTGCCAGGGGCCAGCCCCGAGGTGATGGCTTCGACGGTGGCTACGCCCCTGGAACGCTCCTTCGGCGCCATCGCCGGGGTCAACACCATGAGCAGCCGTTCCAGCCAGGGCTCTACCCGCGTCATCCTGCAATTCGACCTGGACCGTGACATCAACGGTGCCGCCCGGGAAGTGCAGGCGGCCATCAATGCGTCGCGCAACCTGTTGCCCAGCGGCATGCGCAGTATGCCGACCTATAAGAAGGTCAACCCGTCCCAGGCGCCGATCATGGTGTTGTCGCTGACCTCGGATGTGTTGAAAAAAGGCCAGCTCTACGACCTGGCGTCGACCATCCTGTCCCAGAGCCTGTCGCAGGTATCGGGCGTCGGCGAGGTACAGATTGGCGGCAGCTCGTTGCCGGCGGTGCGCATCGAACTGGAGCCGCATCTGCTCAACCAGTACGGCGTGGCCCTCGATGACGTGCGCACCGCGGTTGCCGATAGCAACGTGCGCCGGCCCAAGGGGTCGGTGGAGGACGATCAGCGAATGTGGCAGGTCCAGGCCAACGATCAGTTGGAGAAGGCCAAGGACTACGAAACGCTGGTCATCCGTTACCAGGATGGTTCGGTATTGCGGCTCAAGGACGTGGCGAAAGTTACCGACAGCGTCGAGGATCGCTACAACAGCGGCTTCTTCAACAACGATGCCGCCGTGTTGCTGGTGATCAACCGCCAGGCCGGGGCCAACATCATCGAGACGGTCAATGAAATCAAGGCGCAGTTGCCGGCGTTGCAGGCCGTGCTGCCGGCCAACGTCAAGCTGAACCTGGCCATGGACCGCTCGCCCGTGATCAAGGCCACCCTGCATGAAGCGGAAATGACCCTGCTGATCGCCGTCGCCCTGGTGGTGCTGGTGGTGTTCCTGTTCCTCGGTAACTTCCGTGCCTCCCTGATCCCGACCCTGGCCGTGCCGGTGTCGCTGGTGGGCACGTTTGCGGTGATGTACCTGTACGGTTTCTCCCTGAACAACCTGTCGTTGATGGCGTTGATCCTGGCGACCGGGTTGGTGGTGGACGATGCCATCGTGGTGCTGGAGAACATCTCCCGGCATATCGACGAAGGCGTCCCTCCTATGACGGCAGCGTACAGGGGGGCCGAAGAGGTGGGTTTCACCTTGCTGTCGATGAACGTCTCGCTGGTGGCGGTGTTCCTGTCGATCCTGTTCATGGGCGGGATCATCGAGAGCCTGTTCCGCGAATTCTCCATTACCCTGGCGGCGTCCATCGTGGTCTCACTGGTGGTCTCGCTGACCCTCACGCCGATGCTCTGCGCCCGCTGGCTCAAACCTCACGTGCCGGGGCAGGAAAACCGCCTGCAGCGCTGGAGTCAGCGCCTCAATGAACGAATGGTCCGTGGTTACGCCATTAGCCTGGACTGGGTACTGCGCCATCGACGCCTGACCCTGCTGAGCCTGCTGGTGACCATCGGCGTGAACGTCGCGTTGTATGTGGTGGTGCCGAAAACCTTCATGCCACAGCAGGACACCGGCCAACTGATCGGTTTTGTGCGTGGCGACGATGGGCTGTCCTTCAACGTGATGCAGCCGAAGATGGAAATCTTCCGCCGCGCCGTGCTCAAGGACGAGGCGGTGCAAAGCGTCGCCGGTTTCATCGGTGGTAACAACGGCACCAACAACGCCTTCATGCTGGTGCGCCTCAAGCCGATCAAGGAACGCAATATTTCTGCACAAAAGGTCATCGAGCGCCTTCGTAAAGAAATGCCCAAGGTCCCTGGCGCTCAGTTGATGCTGATGGCCGACCAGGACTTGCAGTTCGGTGGCGGTCGCGAGCAGACCACCTCGCAGTATTCCTACATCCTGCAAAGCGCGGACCTGGCGTCGCTGCGCACCTGGTACCCCAAGGTCGTGGCGGCCTTCCGGGCCCTGCCGGAGCTGACCGCCATCGATGCCCGCGACGGTGGTGGGGCGCAGCAGGTGACGCTGGTGGTGGACCGCGACCAGGCCAAGCGCCTGGGCATCGACATGGACATGGTCACTGCGGTGCTCAACAACGCCTACAGCCAGCGGCAGATATCGACCATCTACGACAGCCTCAACCAGTACCAGGTGGTGATGGAGGTCAATCCCAAGTATGCCCAGGATCCGAGTACCCTCGAGCAGGTCCAGGTGATCACCGCCGATGGCGCGCGCGTACCGCTGTCGGCCATTGCCCACTACGAGAACAGCCTGGAGGACGACCGGGTCAGCCATGAAGGCCAGTTCGCGTCCGAGGGCATTTCCTTCGACATGGCCGAAGGTGTCACGGTGGAGCAGGGCACCGCGGCCATCGAGCGGGCGCTTGCCAAGGTTGGGATGCCCGAGGATGTCATCGCGAAAATGGCCGGCACCGCCGATGCGTTCGCCGCCACCCAGAAAAGCCAGCCGTTCATGATTCTTGGGGCGTTGCTGGCGGTGTACCTGGTGTTGGGTGTGCTCTATGAAAGCTACATCCATCCTCTGACCATCCTGTCTACGTTGCCATCGGCCGGGGTCGGCGCGTTGCTGTCGATCTACGCGCTGGGTGGCGAGTTCAGCCTGATCTCGCTGTTGGGGCTGTTCCTGCTGATCGGCGTGGTGAAGAAAAACGCCATCCTGATGATCGATCTGGCGTTGCAACTGGAACGGGCCGGACAGACACCACTGGAGTCGATCCGCAGCGCTTGCCTGCTGCGGTTGCGGCCGATCCTGATGACCACGCTGGCGGCGATCCTTGGCGCCTTGCCGCTGTTGCTCGGCGCCGCCGAAGGCTCGGAAATGCGCCAGCCATTGGGCCTGACCATCATCGGTGGATTGGTGTTCAGCCAGGTACTGACGCTCTACACCACCCCGGTGGTTTACCTTTATCTCGACAAGCTGCGCCATCGCTTCAATCGCTGGCGTGGCGTGCGCACTGATGCTGCCCTGGAAACTGCGCTATGA
- a CDS encoding efflux transporter outer membrane subunit — translation MTDRSPFNLAAMLATARGSRVLSLALCVAMLSACAVGPDYQRPQASAPVQYKEAQGWRQANPSDALARGAWWELYGDAQLNGLVDKLNASNQTVAQADAQYRQARALVRNARGAFFPTVDLSVGKTRSSQGTGSSSSSLSSSSSGIRDTYNAQAGVSWEADVWGKLRRTLEADEASAQASFADLAAMRLSQQSELVQNYLQLRVIDEQKRLLQNTVDNYQRSLKMTENQYRAGVSGKDAVAQAQNQLKTTQGDLIDLIWQRAQFENAIAVLVGLPPAEFNLAETQDIPSLPQIPVALPSQLLERRPDIASAERSVMAANANIGVAKAAYYPDLTLSLSGGYSSSTYDNWVSVPNRFWSVGPQLAMTLFDGGQRSAEVDRTVAAYDQTVATYRQTVLDGLREVENYMIQLKVLEDEARVRQEALDAARESLRLTQNQYKAGLIAYLDVVTVQATALSNERSMLSLQQSRLIASVQLIAALGGGWDGQMQASEQAAAH, via the coding sequence ATGACCGACCGTTCGCCTTTCAATCTTGCCGCAATGCTGGCGACCGCCCGTGGCTCGCGGGTGCTGAGCCTGGCGCTGTGCGTGGCGATGCTCAGTGCCTGCGCCGTCGGCCCGGATTATCAACGTCCCCAGGCTAGCGCCCCGGTGCAATACAAGGAGGCCCAGGGCTGGCGCCAGGCCAACCCCAGCGATGCGTTGGCCCGCGGCGCCTGGTGGGAGCTGTACGGCGATGCGCAACTCAATGGCCTGGTGGACAAGCTCAATGCGTCCAACCAGACCGTGGCCCAGGCCGACGCCCAATACCGGCAGGCCCGGGCGCTGGTGCGCAATGCCCGTGGTGCATTTTTCCCCACCGTCGACCTGAGCGTTGGCAAGACGCGCTCCAGCCAGGGCACCGGCAGCAGCAGTTCGAGCCTGAGCAGTTCGTCCAGCGGCATTCGCGACACCTACAACGCCCAGGCCGGCGTCAGTTGGGAGGCGGACGTGTGGGGCAAGCTGCGCCGCACCCTGGAAGCCGACGAGGCGAGCGCCCAAGCCAGTTTTGCCGACCTGGCGGCGATGCGCCTGAGCCAGCAGTCGGAGCTGGTGCAGAACTACTTGCAGTTGCGGGTGATCGATGAACAGAAGCGCCTGTTGCAGAACACCGTCGACAACTATCAGCGCTCCTTGAAAATGACCGAGAACCAGTATCGTGCCGGCGTCTCCGGCAAGGACGCGGTGGCCCAGGCGCAAAACCAGCTCAAGACCACCCAGGGCGACCTGATCGACCTGATCTGGCAACGGGCCCAGTTTGAAAACGCCATTGCCGTGCTGGTCGGCCTGCCGCCGGCCGAATTCAACCTGGCCGAGACCCAGGACATCCCCTCGCTGCCGCAGATCCCGGTGGCGCTGCCGTCGCAGTTGCTCGAACGCCGGCCGGACATCGCCTCTGCAGAACGCTCGGTGATGGCCGCCAATGCCAATATCGGCGTGGCCAAGGCCGCTTATTACCCGGACCTGACCCTGAGCCTCAGTGGCGGCTACAGCAGCAGTACCTACGACAACTGGGTGAGCGTGCCGAACCGCTTCTGGTCGGTAGGGCCGCAACTGGCGATGACGCTGTTCGATGGCGGCCAGCGTTCGGCAGAGGTCGACCGTACCGTCGCAGCCTACGACCAGACCGTCGCCACCTATCGCCAGACCGTGCTTGACGGCTTGCGCGAGGTGGAAAACTACATGATCCAGCTCAAGGTGCTGGAAGACGAAGCCCGCGTGCGCCAGGAAGCCCTGGACGCCGCCCGCGAGTCCCTGCGCTTGACGCAAAACCAGTACAAGGCCGGGTTGATTGCCTACCTCGACGTGGTGACCGTCCAGGCCACCGCGCTGAGCAACGAACGCAGCATGCTGAGCCTGCAACAGAGTCGCTTGATTGCCAGCGTGCAGTTGATCGCCGCGCTGGGCGGCGGATGGGACGGGCAGATGCAGGCGAGCGAACAAGCTGCAGCGCACTGA
- a CDS encoding crotonase/enoyl-CoA hydratase family protein translates to MSQYQAFSVELADNIAHVQINRPEKINSMNAAFWSEIIEIFQWIDDTDAVRVVVLSGAGKHFSSGIDLMMLAGVANELGKDVGRNARLLRRKILQLQASFNAVDNCRKPVLAAIQGYCLGGAIDLISACDMRYAAEDAQFSIKEIDIGMAADVGTLQRLPRIIGDGMLRELAYTGRTFGADEARSIGLVNRVYSDTASLLDGVMGIAREIAAKSPIAVTGTKEMISYMRDHRIDDGLEYVATWNAAMLQSTDLRGAMAAHMSKQKPEFLD, encoded by the coding sequence ATGTCGCAATACCAAGCGTTCAGCGTCGAACTTGCAGACAACATTGCCCATGTGCAGATCAATCGCCCGGAAAAGATCAATTCGATGAACGCCGCGTTCTGGAGCGAGATCATCGAGATCTTCCAATGGATCGACGACACCGATGCCGTACGGGTGGTGGTGCTCAGCGGCGCCGGCAAGCATTTTTCTTCGGGGATAGACCTGATGATGCTGGCAGGCGTGGCCAACGAACTGGGCAAGGATGTGGGGCGCAATGCGCGGCTGCTGCGGCGCAAGATCCTGCAACTGCAAGCTTCGTTCAACGCCGTGGACAATTGCCGCAAACCGGTACTCGCCGCGATCCAGGGCTATTGCCTGGGCGGCGCCATCGACCTGATTTCAGCGTGCGACATGCGCTATGCCGCCGAGGATGCCCAGTTCTCCATCAAGGAGATCGATATCGGCATGGCCGCCGATGTTGGTACATTGCAACGCTTGCCCCGGATCATCGGGGACGGCATGCTGCGTGAACTCGCTTATACGGGGCGCACCTTCGGTGCCGACGAAGCGCGCAGCATCGGCCTGGTCAATCGTGTCTACAGTGACACCGCCAGCCTGCTCGACGGCGTGATGGGCATCGCCCGGGAAATTGCCGCCAAGTCGCCGATTGCCGTGACCGGCACCAAGGAAATGATCAGCTACATGCGCGACCACCGCATCGACGACGGCCTGGAATACGTCGCCACCTGGAACGCCGCCATGTTGCAATCGACTGACCTGCGCGGGGCCATGGCCGCCCATATGAGCAAACAGAAACCCGAATTTCTGGATTGA
- a CDS encoding NUDIX domain-containing protein: MKIRATVICEENRHILLVRKANSRWALPGGTVERGETHAGAAIRELAEETGLNVENLLYLMRISDGQTEHHVFEASVSDTTAAKPQNEISDCLWHPLDAIAQLQMKKGTRDILEAFRRRL; the protein is encoded by the coding sequence ATGAAAATTCGAGCGACCGTCATCTGCGAGGAAAATCGCCACATCCTCCTGGTTCGCAAAGCCAATAGCCGCTGGGCGTTGCCGGGCGGTACCGTCGAGCGCGGCGAAACCCATGCCGGGGCAGCCATCCGGGAATTGGCAGAAGAAACCGGCCTGAACGTCGAGAACCTGCTCTACTTGATGCGAATCAGTGACGGGCAAACCGAACATCATGTGTTCGAAGCGTCGGTCAGCGACACGACGGCGGCCAAGCCACAGAATGAAATCAGCGATTGCCTCTGGCACCCGCTGGACGCCATTGCCCAACTGCAAATGAAAAAGGGGACGCGGGACATTCTTGAGGCGTTTCGGCGGCGGTTGTGA